TCTCTGACTGATTTGAGCTGTACCCCAGAAGAAGAAGAGGATGATGAAAAGGAGATGAAGACAGGCTTGCCAGATGCTGTATTCAAACCCAGCAATCAAGAACCACCATGCgacacagctgcagcacaggatGTGGCTTCCTGGCCAAAGCCCAGAATGCCTGAGGACCTTCCCCCTGCTTTGAGACCAGCGATGACTCAGCCTACTTCTGAGTCTGCTGCTGTACAGGAAGCCCTGCTACCAGAGAATAAACCAGAGGGCTGCCAACCAACACTGGAAACAACGTGCGTGAAGTCTGAGTCCTCACTGCTGTTAGAAGGCAAAGACTCTTCAACTTCTTCCTACCCCAGTCCAGACAGAGAAGTACAAAAGCAAGAAGATTCCTCAGAAACACTGATTCAATTGTCTGGGGATGTGAGTGATGTGTcaatcaatattttaaatcaagaaAATACGGAGCCTCCTACTgcattttcagtaaataaaataccatCTGAAGAAGATATTTCAATAAATAAGAACAGTATTGTTTCCTTGGAAGggtcagaagaaaatatacagCAGGATGATCAGATAACTCTGGAAATGCCCAGTAATAAAGAGACAAAGATAGAGTTTGCTCTGTTGTCAGAGTCCAGCAAGGAATTTTCCGTAGGTTCTTTCCAGCCCACAGACCCATTCCATATTTCACATCCTGCTTCCTCAATGCAGATGGGATCATCTGCTTCCTGCTCTCTAGAGAAAACAAAGACTGCACAAGAGGCAGCTGCTTCTGGTAAGGAGAACAGTCAGTCACTGGTCTACAAGGAGGAACTTTTggggaagaaagctgaaaaagcagCCAATGAACTCAATGCCTTGAGAAAGTTTTCTGTCTCCCCTGCACGGGAGAGACCAAGGACCAGAAGCCTACACTTCCCAGAAAGATCAGACTTGGAAAGCACATTAAATACCGGATTCTTCCTGTCCAAAGCAAAGGTCTCCTCAAGAAATGAGAAGTGGAAGGAAGACTTGCAGAAGGGATCAGATCTGGAGGAGGCAAAAAGTAGCAACAAAAAGCAGGCTTTGTTGCCAGAGTCCGACTCGGAGAACAGAGGCCAACCTACAGAAGTTTTGTCTGGCTGCGTTTCTCCAGCTGTTGATGCGGTGCCAGTGCCAAGTGATTCTTCGGTGGTATCTCAGAATCAGCCAAGCTGTGAAGATAAAAGTCCTTTTCAAGTGAAACTTagatccacctcactgtccttgAAATATAGAGACAACTTGTCACCAGAATCAAAAGGGATTAAAAGATACAGTGCAGAGTTTGCTTTAGAAAACGAGGGATTGACTTCCCTTCTAAAAGGTGATAAGGTACAGATCAAACAAACAGTCGATACAAGTATTGGTGATGCTTTAAATGAGAAGATCAAACTCAAAGCAAAGTCGTCTGAACAGCTTAGTAGCAAACCTCCGTTGCCTAAAAAACCagccttgcaaaacaaaaccgCTCCAAATACTACTGCAAACAAGGAGAAGCAGGACAAAGCTATTCCTTCTCCTGAATCCAGAAATGAAGACAGAGActtggaaaaaaagtcaaatccTTGTAAAGTGCCTGGTAAGACTCCCGATACTTTATAAAGTTACATTAACTTGCAAGGAATGACCTTACCTATGGGAGAGCGTGAGGCAGCCCTACTGTATCAATCACAACACTGGTAAGCGCAAGCTGACGGCTCTGCTTTCGGTGATGTTGCTCCCTGATTCTCCCTTGCTGAAAAGATTATCAGAAGGACAGCAGGGAAGAAGCTGCAGACAGAATACGATATTTTTGCCTGtgatttttgcatttcaggGCATTATTTAAAGTGACACTCAAAAACTAAAGTGCATTAGCAAGTATCgtgaaacagaaatatcagGCCACTAACTGTCCCCATTTAGAGCTGCTGTATGGCAGTTCAGAAGCCAGGAGCACACATTAAGTGCAATGCCCTGCGTGGGATGAGCGACTCAGACCTCTAGACCTTCTTTTTCACCATAGCATTGAGGCAGAAATACTAGTAACTGCCTGGCAGGCTCAACACACCATTTATTTATTGTCTCCTGTGAGCTTTGCTTATTAATTTATCCATATTTATCATTACtcatttcttgtttaaaaacaaaaattaactaCCCTGCAGCTTCCTGGAGTTTAAAGCAAGGAGAGACTGTAAGATCATGTCTGTTGCAGATTGTTAAATTTCACCCTGTTGTTCTGTATTATATAGTTGGGctagagttaaaaaaataaacccccacAGTCCTCTGGAGACTGATACATTGTGTGCTACACaaagcagagaacagaaaagacTGGAAGTGGCACCACTGTCTGAGGTCTTCGCAATGACAGTAAACAAGTTAGGTGAAGTACGCTCAAGCAGTTCTAGGAGGAGACCTCTGCTCTTCACTTCAGAGAACtgccaaaaagagaaaaaaacctttagGTCTTCTGATATGTGGGAGAAACTTCTTCCCTGCCCTGAATCTGTCTGGTCATGAGTTTGCTGTTAAGAACGTGAGGAGGAGATGCTGGCCAAGCAAATGAAAAGGTTTCTTTGTGCCTTTGCAGAGCTCCCCTCCACGGTTGCTCTTCTCCAGTTGGGGTCAGTCTCTGAGCTGCAGACTGGGGGAACACCAAGCCAAAAGAAGACCTCAGGACACAGCAGGCCACTTGATCTGCTGGGTCACAAAAATCTCTTCCCGGCCCAAAGGCAGCCTGCCGACACCCCGAGTGGCAGCAGATTCCAGGTGTCATCTGCTGCAGCATCGCAGATACTTTTGCAGGGCTCTGGCCATGTTTACAGTTTATtgctctcccagcagccatAAAGGAGGGGATTCATTGCCTCCACGGACAGACAAAGCTCCCACAGTCATCCAGCTGGTGCCTCCCCCACCCTGCGGGCAAGGTGCTCTCCCTTTGTATAATCCCAGCACTCCCTTTAAGGGCATTTTCCcttctgccctgccctgcctgaggAGTAGTTGATTATTTGTAGTGACACCCAATCCATTGAGATTTTGGGGAGGGTCATACGGGAACAAGCGAGGAGGAGACTCAGCATGGTAGGGATAGTCTGGCAGAGGACAGGGGAAAGCAGCGGCAATACCAGTGCTCCTGcacacagaatttttttgctCTTGCTGAGTCCCAGggtgcctgcagcaggagcagggtggAAGATGGCAAGcactggaggagggagaaggggaagaaacaaaGCCGGGCAGCACATTTCTCCTCCAggcttctcctctgctcctcagccctgAGGCATAGAGGactccctgtccccaggctcAGGACTGTCCTCTGCAAAATAGGGTGTGTAAGAGCCGTGTCACAGGACACCTGGCAGGGGTGCACACACCTAGAATTTGAACCTGGGGCTGCAGGTCGAGGAGCCCTGTTTTGGACATGTTCCTTTCCACCTGACAGTATTACGCCAAATCTGTATGGCCTGAGGTTGTATGGCATGGTGGTTCAGATTGGTCTGTGATGGTAGTTAGTACTCTTCGTTACCTACTGCCCCACCATTCTTATTGTATCACCTTAAATGATAAAAGGTGCTACGGTTTTCCACATATTTCCAGCTTTGTGTAGCTTTGTAGTGGGTTCTGATATGTGGGCATGCCAGGACTCAGAGTTTAATTCTAAATACAAAGCAGTCTGCTCTGTACTGACCTGAGGTCCTTTCTGCCCCACCACAGACCCTTCTTCTTAGATGTGTGGCCAGGCACCCACTTGTGCTAAGCTGCCATATCAGCCTGAGCTGGCAACCTGAAGTTGTGGGTGAGCAAGGTGTGCCCATCTCCTCTGACTGCCCTGGCAATACACCAGCATTGGTGGGGGGATTTGCACAGTGACCCCAGAAGtgaaacagaatcacagaaccacagaacggcaggggttggaagggacctctggagatcatcttgtccaacccccctgcttgagcaggcacaaCCAGAGTAGGGGGCtcaggaacgtgtccaggcagggtttgaatgtctccagggaaggagactccacaacctccccaggcagcctgtgccactgctctggcaccctcacaggaaaggagttttgtctcatgttgaggtggaacttcctgtgttccaacttgtgcccattgccccttggcctgtcattgggcactattgaaaagagtccagtcccattgtcctgacaccctccctttagatacttataagcattgataagatcccccctcggtcttcttttctccaggctgaacaaacccagctgcaATGAGGGCTTAGCAGACCAATACCCCTGCCCAAATGTCATTTTAAGCTCTTTGAAACATTTGCCTGAGCCCAGGGAGTTGGGAGCATGTCTTTGCAactgcaagcagcagaaatcGGACAAGTGCGACCAGCACAGCCTTTTGTGGATCGCATGGCTTGCCAGCCATTCCTGGCCGCCTGATCTGCTGGGACACCCACTTTTTTTGTCCAGCCACCCTTGCTGGCACCCAGCCCTCTCATACTCCTTGAGTTCATAAGCCCTTTCAAAGAGCTGTGGTCACCATCAGGACACACTTCATGCTGTCAGGGAGTTTCTTCACGTTGCGTGTTAGGAAATCCCTGCACTGAACAAGAAGACAAGCTGTGAAGTGGTGGTGTGAGGGGGTGCGGTTCCCTTCCCGTGCACACTCATCTTGAAGAGGTCAGTTTGCTGTGTCATGGGGTGAGCAGGAGCAATTTGGTTCATTCAGTtcaattttcagctttttagtACTTATGGTATCAAAGGCAACGGGAAGGCTGGTGTGATGCTGGCTTACCACCCCCGGCAAAAGCAGCACTCCTGCTCTCCAGAGCTTTCTGGAGAACTAGCGGGGGGTTGCCTTGCCTCTGTGAGGCTGCAAGGTAGCTTTTTAATGGCTGTGTGAAATTAGTCACTCCAGGAGGAGTAATTTTTAAGTTTCTGGAGCTAAAGAATTCTTTGCAAGTATTAAAAGGTTAAGCCGTGTTGTTTGGAGCTGTTACACTTTGCTATAAATCCCATAAGgggcagaaaaaaatagcacaTACTAACAGGTTAAGCAAGAGCAAAACCATAAGCAATACCTGTGTGAATGTGCATATTAGGATATATAAAAATCAGCAACTGATGAGCTGTAGTTGGGAGACATGCTCTAAGAGAGAAAGGGAACTCAGGGAGGGATGCTGAACGCCACGGTGAAGGAAATTGGTGTGTATTTTCTGGCAAATGCAGGCTctgaaatgacaaaaatgtttctctacATAAAAAAGACATTGCTTTAATGCTGTTCTGGctacagctgaaaagaaagctgtcttctttctttttttccccccaaaagaAGTTGCTTTTTTGGTTGTGTCAGGCTGTTTTGCAATATGGCTGTTTTCCAGCAGTGAAGTATAGACTTTGATGCAAACATAGCAGTTTCTTGTGTCAAAAAGACTCTCCTGGAATTGGCAGTATAGATCCAACCAAAAGTCAAATCCCTTGCAGAGCAGcttagagaagaaagaaatttcaaaaatacttaGCCAAATCTCTTGGAATAGCTTTGTCTGAAATTAAGGAATTGGGTGTGTACACTGACAGAAATGCACGTGGTGCTttaataaagaaaggaaaatacgCAGGCCAGGATACAGTAAATGCCGTATGCATTTGTAAATCTCTCCTTAAAATAACTGGTGTTTTATAAATGAGCAAAGATACAACAGTGTGGAATTAAATATACATGCATAAGCAGTGTTGTAAAAGAATTACACTTGTATATGGGGGGGTTATCTCCCTCTGTAAAGTTGTTTGGATTAGTTTTCagtatgtttgcttttaaaatacgCAGGGAATCCACAAGTTAGCTCTGCTTGCTGTTAGAGGTATGACTTTCAAAAGGCTCTAATATTCTGCCTCTGACCTTTTGTCTGCACAGATGTATGACAAAAGCAACCACTCTGCAGTTCTTGCAGGCATAAGATGTTCACTTTCAGGTACAAGATTTAAATGTTATAAAGAGCTTCTGCTATATTTTGTGCGCTCAAAGGCTtttagatttaaagaaaaaggggaCAATATCTGAGGCCAtctctaaaaaaaaccacatcaaTCCCTAAATCTCAGGGTAACGTTTAAATACGACTTTGCTGTGGTTATCTGTATaagcagcacacacacacccagaTACAGTTGAATGCACTGAGTATACCTGCCTGTCAATAGACAGAAATAGGTAtgtattttcactttctctgtgtgtgtataaacCAATGCACAATAACAAGTCAATCATAGATCTCCTTTTGTACACAAAGATAAATGCTTTATCTTCATCTTATTGTTCACACAACCAGTCTGACACACAGTAAAGAATAATGTCCAAGTATCAATGAGAAGTGTACATGTTCATTTCCGTAATATTTAGGCAGAAGAAATTTCACCTAAGAGGTCAGAGCTTTAGTccgagaaaaagaaaagaaaaagctgctttagTAAGACACTGAAGGAAACAGATACCTTTGTTTAATGGGGCTGCAGCGGGGGAATTTCCCCCCCGTTAGGGACCACTgaggcagccagccctgctgctgtcaCGCCCAGCGGAGGAGAGCTCTGATCTGTGGGAGGGAATTGAGCAGGTGGCTGTGGTTCACTTGGCTTCAGGGCTTATCTTCAGTGGTCAGTCTGGAGGCTGTGGAAACGGTGAAGAACGCAGACGGAGCGGCTGGCCTTGCGAGTGCCCGTGTGTGTTTGGTGACTGTGGGAAAGAGGTGAAGGGGGGGCTTCAGCAGCCTCTGGGTGTGGTTTCAAGTGGCAGCAGACCTTGGCAGCCGATGTTAAATGCTAGTTTTAATATGTGGTGACATTATGCACAGAGCGGCTTGACAAGTTCTGACCTGGTATCTTGCCATTGTCAGTGACTTATCCCCAGGAGAAGAAGAGGCTCGCTTGTCTTTCAAAAAGCCTCAGGCCAAGCCAGCTCAAAGGAAATCAGGGAAAGATGCAATCACAAGGTTAAAACCGAGTGAATGAGAGAAAAATTGCTGCCAGCAATATCCTTTATTAGCTTATGAAGTTATTAAGTAACGAGTTGAATAGCATATTGTTTAACATAACATGTTGTAATAAGAACTGAAGAATATGATTCAGATTTTAAGTTTATTCAGAAAATGTCCCGAATGTAATGTGGAAGCAAGAGGCTCAGCCCTGCTTCACCAGAGGAGAAGTGAAACATGGAGCGTTTGTGGTGGCTGTGGCCTGTCAAACCGGCACAGCTTCCAACGGAGGATGCTGCTGCTTGCATTTCATACTACATTTCCACCCTAAAAGTGGCATTTACCAGTTGACAATTGTTGTGCTAGCTGTTGTGCACATGACGTGCAGCAGAAACAGGAATTAGATTGTGCTTTGGAGTACTTTTGGTTCCATTTGGCTATCTGGTTCCTTAAATGCTGTGCTTAGCCACGTGATGAACTGTAAAAGTGTGCGGACTACTCATGACCGGATGAGACAAGATAGGGAGGGCTTGTTCGAGGTGATCAGACAGTTACTGAACTGATGAAGAAGATGTGCAACCAGCACTTCTCTTGCAAATAGCTGCTTCCTGAGAAAGCTTTTGGCCTCTTGGTGCCCCTCAGAGTACCAAGAGCTTCATAGAACAATCTCAGATAAGCTTAAACTGCCAACTCACTTCCCTGTGCTATCTCATGGATTACTTCACCACTTTTCATTCTTCTGGCTGGAACAACAGTGCACATACACTGCCAAGAAACCACCTCTAGTTGGAGATGGGAGGATATAAAGGACCTCTGGGCAATGGGAAAGATAATAGTGAATATGCCTCTTCTACCCCTTACGGTAATTCTGGCTGACAAATGAGGTAGCAAATCCTTCCGGGGTTgcatctgattatttttttttctgaagagaaggCATTTGCCCTGCCTTGCCTGCCTGGCTTTCTGCAGCAAAGACTCTCACAGGAGAGTCTTAATTGcttaaagaaataagaaagcCCCTCCCAGAAGATCAGCTCTTGACCCTCTTTAGGTCATCCTACTCTACTGTGTGAAGTCAGGCCCATACAGATACATATTAAATCTTTAAAGATGATGATAAAGACCTTTTGTTCCCTACTATCACAGGGACATTCTGATACCATCTTTTATGGGATGATACCTGCCTCTAATTTGGCTGCCTTCTAATTGGCATGACTAGGATGTCTGGCGTCTCAACAGGAAGAATTGTCTGAAGAGTGAAAGTGCTTGATGCCTTCATTACAGTATCTGCCTTGTGAAAAACATCGTTACAGTAGTGGCCTCCAGACATATCACTGTGGGACTGGGAACCCTGCTGTGCTAGGCAATGCACACTGAAATAACAGGAGGATGAATCTTAAATACATGAGGATGACGGAGAAACAGGAGCACAGGTAGAAATGAGACCATTAcatgcagcacagcctgggcaTAGCAGTCGTTTTGTCGGTATTGATTGTGtggtg
The Phalacrocorax aristotelis chromosome 1, bGulAri2.1, whole genome shotgun sequence DNA segment above includes these coding regions:
- the CRACDL gene encoding CRACD-like protein isoform X1, yielding MSSSRIMDPKMRETEGDGEDISGKKKSKFKSFKKFFGKKKRKETSSGSSSLKLFQSTSDVTASHDMRVNYDSEDELETRKGIMGSRALSHDSIFIPETAQEPARPVRVFSQENVSDRIRALQLKLQPTMKMGPPPPFGLHAKRTEDAGTSSEDDGLPRSPPEMSLLHENLNSDTTTRFSDSHKHLSSLSLAGTGSEEEEQVTLNPSRSHSTDSQLFPRHGSAETGAPQISDSTISPAADFDTPPELSSCLDNSAAKHKLLIKPRHQRSSKMRRFSQKAQSESLTDLSCTPEEEEDDEKEMKTGLPDAVFKPSNQEPPCDTAAAQDVASWPKPRMPEDLPPALRPAMTQPTSESAAVQEALLPENKPEGCQPTLETTCVKSESSLLLEGKDSSTSSYPSPDREVQKQEDSSETLIQLSGDVSDVSINILNQENTEPPTAFSVNKIPSEEDISINKNSIVSLEGSEENIQQDDQITLEMPSNKETKIEFALLSESSKEFSVGSFQPTDPFHISHPASSMQMGSSASCSLEKTKTAQEAAASGKENSQSLVYKEELLGKKAEKAANELNALRKFSVSPARERPRTRSLHFPERSDLESTLNTGFFLSKAKVSSRNEKWKEDLQKGSDLEEAKSSNKKQALLPESDSENRGQPTEVLSGCVSPAVDAVPVPSDSSVVSQNQPSCEDKSPFQVKLRSTSLSLKYRDNLSPESKGIKRYSAEFALENEGLTSLLKGDKVQIKQTVDTSIGDALNEKIKLKAKSSEQLSSKPPLPKKPALQNKTAPNTTANKEKQDKAIPSPESRNEDRDLEKKSNPCKVPERYMPSPVAAGDSGRDPNSPTEPAWIFIARQKQRGMQQEQELDREKLVAPDVKSDTEKQNKEKERTEGSVKQQWSKPAHLAPKPTAEEQGKEAKSEVKEPLLRTNSLSHYVPVAPSPALVDKMEISHFKKASNAAADQPSWMELAKKKSQAWSDMPQIIK
- the CRACDL gene encoding CRACD-like protein isoform X2, encoding MSSSRIMDPKMRETEGDGEDISGKKKSKFKSFKKFFGKKKRKETSSGSSSLKLFQSTSDVTASHDMRVNYDSEDELETRKGIMGSRALSHDSIFIPETAQEPARPVRVFSQENVSDRIRALQLKLQPTMKMGPPPPFGLHAKRTEDAGTSSEDDGLPRSPPEMSLLHENLNSDTTTRVTLNPSRSHSTDSQLFPRHGSAETGAPQISDSTISPAADFDTPPELSSCLDNSAAKHKLLIKPRHQRSSKMRRFSQKAQSESLTDLSCTPEEEEDDEKEMKTGLPDAVFKPSNQEPPCDTAAAQDVASWPKPRMPEDLPPALRPAMTQPTSESAAVQEALLPENKPEGCQPTLETTCVKSESSLLLEGKDSSTSSYPSPDREVQKQEDSSETLIQLSGDVSDVSINILNQENTEPPTAFSVNKIPSEEDISINKNSIVSLEGSEENIQQDDQITLEMPSNKETKIEFALLSESSKEFSVGSFQPTDPFHISHPASSMQMGSSASCSLEKTKTAQEAAASGKENSQSLVYKEELLGKKAEKAANELNALRKFSVSPARERPRTRSLHFPERSDLESTLNTGFFLSKAKVSSRNEKWKEDLQKGSDLEEAKSSNKKQALLPESDSENRGQPTEVLSGCVSPAVDAVPVPSDSSVVSQNQPSCEDKSPFQVKLRSTSLSLKYRDNLSPESKGIKRYSAEFALENEGLTSLLKGDKVQIKQTVDTSIGDALNEKIKLKAKSSEQLSSKPPLPKKPALQNKTAPNTTANKEKQDKAIPSPESRNEDRDLEKKSNPCKVPERYMPSPVAAGDSGRDPNSPTEPAWIFIARQKQRGMQQEQELDREKLVAPDVKSDTEKQNKEKERTEGSVKQQWSKPAHLAPKPTAEEQGKEAKSEVKEPLLRTNSLSHYVPVAPSPALVDKMEISHFKKASNAAADQPSWMELAKKKSQAWSDMPQIIK